One genomic window of Melospiza melodia melodia isolate bMelMel2 unplaced genomic scaffold, bMelMel2.pri scaffold_48, whole genome shotgun sequence includes the following:
- the LOC134413696 gene encoding serine/threonine-protein kinase pim-1-like — translation MVSCGGAQQGLLEVWRSISPTDGIAVPPQRKGALVPLEPALLWKVSWPGFHSVMRLLDWFEVPDGFTLLMERPQRCQDLWYFLHEQRFLTEPVAQGLLCQVLEAVRRCSSRGALHHHIKAKNVLVNLATGKAKLIDFGCGTILQDTFYTRMSGTPEYSPPEWILFGCYHGLPATIWSLGILLYELVCRYLPFHTNEDIVWGQLFFLPWVSQAPPQARWTLAGSGQ, via the exons ATGGTGAGCTGCGGCGGGGCCCAGCAGGGGCTGCTTGAGGTGTGGCGCAGCAtcagccccactgacggcattGCGGTCCCCCCGCAGCGCAAGGGCGCCCTGGTGCCCctggagccagcactgctgtggaaGGTGTCATGGCCTGGCTTCCACAGCGTCATGCGGCTCCTGGACTGGTTCGAGGTGCCCGATGGCTTCACACTGCTCATGGAGCGTCCGCAGCGCTGTCAGGACCTCTGGTACTTCCTGCATGAGCAGCGGTTCCTGACAGAGcccgtggcacaggggctgctctgccaggtgCTGGAAGCCGTGCGGCGTTGCAGCAGCAGGGGTGCCCTGCACCACCACATCAAGGCCAAGAACGTCCTCGTCAACCTGGCCACAGGCAAGGCAAAGCTCATCGACTTCGGGTGCGGCACAATCCTCCAGGACACGTTCTACACCAGGATGTCAG GAACACCGGAGTACAGCCCACCAGAGTGGATCCTCTTTGGCTGCTACCATGGCCTGCCAgccaccatctggtccctgggcatcctgctctaTGAGCTGGTCTGCAGGTACCTTCCTTTCCACACCAACGAGGACATTGTCTGGGGCCAGCTCTTCTTCCTGCCCTGGGTGTCTCAAG cccctccacaaGCCAGGTGGACGCTCGCAGGCAGTGGGCAATAG